DNA sequence from the Thermococcus gammatolerans EJ3 genome:
GGTGAACGGCTTCATTCTGGGCCTCGTTTTGGCCGTTGTAGTGTCTACGGGGCTTATTAGCCCAGTAACCGCGATGCTCGCCGTGCTCCCTCATGGGATATTTGAGATTCCCGCTATACTCCTGGCGGCAGCGGCTGGAATACTGGTTTACAGGGGGACGCTTAAGAAGGAGGGTATGGAGGTTGTTTACGCCTCCCTCAAACTCTATGCCCTCTCCGCCGTCCTGCTCCTCGTGGCGGCTTTCATTGAGGCCTTCATAACCCCAAAGGTGGCGGGCATTGGATGAGCACCTATGAGTTCTCTAGGAACCGATCAAGATGAGCTGCTATCTCCCTGGCGACCATTTTGTAAGGATCTCCCTCTCTAAGCCTCCCTACCCTGGCCTTCAGGTTCCACCAGTAGGCGACCCAGACTGTCTGGTTCATGATGTGCTCCTCGTTTAGCCTCCTGACGCTTGAAAACTTCAACTCAAGGGCGGGCTTTTTGATTGTTCCTTTGGTCTCTTTTGAGGTATTCCGGCTCATCATGATATCGACGAAAGTTTTGGCGTCGCCGGCGTAGGAGTAATAGAGGATTCCCGAAACACCGCACTCACGGGAGAGGAGACCGTCCCTGGAAAAGGCGTGGGGCAGATAAACTACCACGACTCTGCCTTTCATGTCGTGGTCATCTATTGAGCCGCTGACGTAAACCGGCTTTAAGTTATGGGCGCGGGTCACGTTGGTGAGGGCCTCTCTAAGGGCCTTCTTAAGCCGGACGTTTGGGGCGACGATTTCAATGTAGACCGTTTGCGGATCCTCCGGAGCGCTCCTCCAGCCGGAGCTGTTGGGAATGAGAGAACCACCATATTGGGATTCACCAGAGAGTTCAGATAGTACGGTTGATTCACTGGCGGTTGTCACGACAAGGACGGATAGGAGCACAAGGATTGAGATGCCGAGGGCCAACCAGCGCTTCATACGCCCTCACAGGGAATAGTCGAAAAAATTACTTTAAAAAGTTTTTTAGACTTCCCTCCCGATGTAAATCCCGTGTCTCGTCCGCACTATTCTCACCCTTATCCTGTCTCCAACTTCCGCCCTCGTTCCAACGACCTCTATGAGCCTGTTCCTGGCCTTTGCAAGCATCTCTCCTTCAATCCTGCCCGGGAGGACGACCTCGGCCTTAACTATTTCTCCGGGCCGAAAGGCCAGCGGTATGAACTCCCTCTTCTCCATGCCAAAGTGGCTCGGCTTCAGGACGAGGGGCTTCATCCCTGTCTTTTCCTCAAGCCTCCTCAGCCAGGCGTAGAACTCCTTGAAGGGAACGGGCTTCGCTATGACTGGATTCCTCCCGAACTTGTAGGGAACGTAGTTCTGGAAACCGAGGGCCGGCCAGCG
Encoded proteins:
- a CDS encoding stage II sporulation protein M, with the protein product MRLSLGMRAKELAIGQLLRLAVGFVVSAFLGVLVAVVFPKTAANLFVEIGKSIAGKVGDREGFGAFLSIYTNNLTVATSAYALGIFFGIVPWIIVLVNGFILGLVLAVVVSTGLISPVTAMLAVLPHGIFEIPAILLAAAAGILVYRGTLKKEGMEVVYASLKLYALSAVLLLVAAFIEAFITPKVAGIG